One region of Carya illinoinensis cultivar Pawnee chromosome 8, C.illinoinensisPawnee_v1, whole genome shotgun sequence genomic DNA includes:
- the LOC122319170 gene encoding DEAD-box ATP-dependent RNA helicase 10-like isoform X1 codes for MAEDISVIKTFTDLGVCDKLVEACENLGWKTPSKIQAEAIPHALHGKDLIGLAQTGSGKTGAFVLPILQALLESQPAFFACVVSPTRELAIQIADQFKALGSGFGIKCAVLVGEEDIMEQYINLARLPHIIVGTPGRLVDHLSNTKGFSFHALKYLVLDEADCLLEDKFQKSIDEILDLVPRERKTYLFSATMTRKVQKLQRVCLRNPVKIEVASKYSTVDTLNQHYYLVPSKYKDCQLVYVLSEKRGFSTMVFTRTCGATRLIALFLRNLGLRAISISGKMTQPRRLEALNQFKEGKCNILICTNVASRGLDFPCVDIVINYDIPESPKDYIHRVGRTARAGRLGVAISLVDSYELESFSKIENCLGMKFTELPFQLEEALLLMERVAEAKRISRRRIQESGSKEKKQGGDDGDEDTEKYLGVKNGKLSKRIKK; via the exons ATGGCAGAAGACATTTCAGTAATTAAGACATTTACGGATTTGGGAGTATGTGACAAATTGGTGGAGGCTTGCGAAAATTTGGGATGGAAAACTCCATCGAAGATACAAGCCGAAGCAATTCCTCACGCGCTTCATG GAAAAGACTTGATTGGGCTAGCACAAACAGGTTCGGGTAAGACAGGAGCTTTTGTTCTTCCCATTTTGCAAGCCCTTTTAGAATCTCAACCAGCATTTTTTGCTTGTGTGGTGTCCCCTACGAG GGAACTTGCAATTCAGATTGCCGATCAGTTCAAAGCGTTAGGATCAGGCTTTGGTATTAAGTGTGCAGTG CTTGTTGGGGAGGAAGACATAATGGAACAGTATATCAACCTTGCAAGGCTTCCACACATTATT GTCGGAACGCCGGGACGCCTTGTTGATCATCTATCCAACACAAAAGGTTTTTCCTTTCATGCATTGAAGTATTTG GTTTTGGATGAGGCGGATTGCTTATTGGAGGACAAATTTCAGAAGTCAATCGATGAAATTTTAGATCTTGTCCCTCGTGAGCGGaaaacatatttattttctgCCACAATGACACGAAAG GTTCAGAAGCTCCAAAGGGTTTGTCTAAGAAATCCTGTGAAG ATTGAAGTAGCATCTAAATATTCAACAGTCGACACACTAAACCAGCATTATTACTTGGTGCCTTCTAAGTACAAG GATTGccagcttgtatatgttttgaGTGAGAAACGTGGATTTTCAACAATGGTTTTTACGCGTACATGCGGCGCAACACGTTTGATTGCTCTGTTTCTACGAAATCTTGGACTTAGGGCCATTTCAATTAGTGGCAAAATGACCCAG CCAAGGAGACTTGAAGCCTTGAATCAGTTTAAGGAGGGAAAGTGCAATATTCTTATATGTACTAATGTGGCAAGTAGAGGACTTGACTTTCCATGCGTCGATATTGTCATCAATTATGATATCCCTGAAAGCCCCAAG GATTATATCCATAGAGTGGGAAGAACTGCCCGTGCAGGACGACTGGGTGTTGCGATCTCTCTAGTGGATAGTTATGAGCTGGAATCCTTTTCAAAGATAGAGAATTGCCTTG GCATGAAGTTTACAGAACTTCCTTTTCAACTAGAGGAAGCCTTGCTATTGATGGAGCGTGTTGCTGAGGCCAAAAGAATATCTCGAagg AGAATCCAAGAATCTGGAAGCAAGGAAAAGAAGCAGGGAGGAGATGATGGTGACGAAGATACGGAGAAATACTTGGGTGTCAAGAATGGGAAGTTgtcaaagaggataaaaaaatga
- the LOC122319170 gene encoding DEAD-box ATP-dependent RNA helicase 10-like isoform X2, translated as MENSIEDTSRSNSSRASWKRLDWASTNRFGELAIQIADQFKALGSGFGIKCAVLVGEEDIMEQYINLARLPHIIVGTPGRLVDHLSNTKGFSFHALKYLVLDEADCLLEDKFQKSIDEILDLVPRERKTYLFSATMTRKVQKLQRVCLRNPVKIEVASKYSTVDTLNQHYYLVPSKYKDCQLVYVLSEKRGFSTMVFTRTCGATRLIALFLRNLGLRAISISGKMTQPRRLEALNQFKEGKCNILICTNVASRGLDFPCVDIVINYDIPESPKDYIHRVGRTARAGRLGVAISLVDSYELESFSKIENCLGMKFTELPFQLEEALLLMERVAEAKRISRRRIQESGSKEKKQGGDDGDEDTEKYLGVKNGKLSKRIKK; from the exons ATGGAAAACTCCATCGAAGATACAAGCCGAAGCAATTCCTCACGCGCTTCATG GAAAAGACTTGATTGGGCTAGCACAAACAGGTTCGG GGAACTTGCAATTCAGATTGCCGATCAGTTCAAAGCGTTAGGATCAGGCTTTGGTATTAAGTGTGCAGTG CTTGTTGGGGAGGAAGACATAATGGAACAGTATATCAACCTTGCAAGGCTTCCACACATTATT GTCGGAACGCCGGGACGCCTTGTTGATCATCTATCCAACACAAAAGGTTTTTCCTTTCATGCATTGAAGTATTTG GTTTTGGATGAGGCGGATTGCTTATTGGAGGACAAATTTCAGAAGTCAATCGATGAAATTTTAGATCTTGTCCCTCGTGAGCGGaaaacatatttattttctgCCACAATGACACGAAAG GTTCAGAAGCTCCAAAGGGTTTGTCTAAGAAATCCTGTGAAG ATTGAAGTAGCATCTAAATATTCAACAGTCGACACACTAAACCAGCATTATTACTTGGTGCCTTCTAAGTACAAG GATTGccagcttgtatatgttttgaGTGAGAAACGTGGATTTTCAACAATGGTTTTTACGCGTACATGCGGCGCAACACGTTTGATTGCTCTGTTTCTACGAAATCTTGGACTTAGGGCCATTTCAATTAGTGGCAAAATGACCCAG CCAAGGAGACTTGAAGCCTTGAATCAGTTTAAGGAGGGAAAGTGCAATATTCTTATATGTACTAATGTGGCAAGTAGAGGACTTGACTTTCCATGCGTCGATATTGTCATCAATTATGATATCCCTGAAAGCCCCAAG GATTATATCCATAGAGTGGGAAGAACTGCCCGTGCAGGACGACTGGGTGTTGCGATCTCTCTAGTGGATAGTTATGAGCTGGAATCCTTTTCAAAGATAGAGAATTGCCTTG GCATGAAGTTTACAGAACTTCCTTTTCAACTAGAGGAAGCCTTGCTATTGATGGAGCGTGTTGCTGAGGCCAAAAGAATATCTCGAagg AGAATCCAAGAATCTGGAAGCAAGGAAAAGAAGCAGGGAGGAGATGATGGTGACGAAGATACGGAGAAATACTTGGGTGTCAAGAATGGGAAGTTgtcaaagaggataaaaaaatga
- the LOC122274389 gene encoding uncharacterized protein LOC122274389: MKLRPEFEVTRSNLMNRALVPSLDVCFGELLREEQRLATQATYQYEKMIPNAVAYVAQGKGKGRDMQTVQCFSCKEYGHIANNCARKSCNYYKKPGHIIKDCLTHPEHRQANAYQATVDSASSTSVDDSSTLTIEKVQQIILSTFSALGLQGNDFISPSWLVDLDASNHMTSSSDTLSNVLPYTGLAHIQVANGSQLPIHAIRDMDSNDQVSGKILTKWPKVGRLFPLHFSILDVISFTYNTVNTQYEVWHKRCAFMGYSASHKDYVCYDPCSNRFCISRHIVFFENQSFFPSSVESLTEMHDLPTFDDLVTFPDRFKSGLVYERRHPTLPLLEPSPPSKPVQIESSTSYSEAAKHDCWREAMAKELRALQDNHTWDFVPCPAQLKAIGCKWVYSIKLRSDGTLDRYKARLVALGNRQEYGVDYEETFASVAKMTMVQTILSVAASQVYVDDIVITGMDSALITQLQHHLQASFHMKDLGPLTYFLGLEVHTDPSGIFLNQHIYTQDHITLASLQDTSYVDTPLEVNTKYRQEEGDLLSDYTMYRQLVGSLNYLTITRPDISFVVQQVSQFMQAPRHLHLPAVLHIIRYLRGCPSRGMFFPISTHLRLVAYSDVD, encoded by the exons atgaagttacgCCCTGAATTTGAGGTTACTCGCTCCAATTTGATGAATCGTGCTCTTGTGCCATCTTTGGATGTTTGTTTTGGGGAGTTACTTCGTGAGGAGCAGCGTCTTGCCACACAGGCTACTTATCAGTACGAAAAAATGATACCCAATGCAGTGGCTTATGTTGCTCAAGGAAAAGGCAAGGGACGAGACATGCAAACAGTTCAATGTTTCAGTTGCAAAGAATATGGTCATATCGCTAATAATTGTGCCCGGAAATCTTGCAACTACTATAAGAAGCCTGGGCATATTATCAAAGATTGTCTTACTCATCCTGAACATCGTCAGGCTAATGCTTATCAGGCTACTGTGGATTCCGCTTCTTCTACTTCTGTTGATGACTCATCTACTCTTACTATTGAGAAGGTTCAGCAGATTattctttcaactttttcagCCTTAGGGCTGCAAGGTAATGATTTCATTTCTCCCTCCTGGCTTGTTGATTTGGATGCATCTAATCACATGACTAGTTCTTCTGATACACTTAGCAATGTTCTGCCTTATACTGGATTGGCACACATTCAGGTTGCTAATGGTAGTCAGTTACCTATTCATGCTATTAGGGATATGGATTCCAAT GATCAGGTGTCGGGCAAGATACTCACGAAATGGCCTAAAGTTGGAcgtttatttcctttacatTTTTCCATTCTTGATGTCATTTCATTTACTTATAACACTGTGAACACTCAGTATGAAGTGTGGCACAAACG GTGCGCTTTTATGGGTTATAGTGCTTCTCACAAAGACTATGTTTGCTATGATCCATGCTCTAATCGCTTTTGTATTTCTCGTCATATTGtgttctttgaaaatcaatccttctttccttcttctgttGAGTCTTTGACTGAGATGCATGATTTGCCTACTTTTGATGACTTGGTTACTTTTCCTGACCGATTCAAATCTGGACTTGTATATGAAAGACGACACCCTACTTTGCCCCTTCTTGAGCCTAGTCCGCCATCTAAGCCTGTTCAGATTGAATCTTCTACGA GTTATTCTGAGGCCGCTAAACATGATTGTTGGCGTGAGGCAATGGCCAAGGAACTTCGGGCTCTTCAGGATAATCATACATGGGATTTTGTCCCTTGTCCTGCTCAATTGAAAGccattggttgcaaatgggtctATTCCATCAAGCTGCGTTCTGATGGGACTCTGGATCGGTATAAGGCTCGGTTGGTTGCACTTGGTAATCGGCAAGAGTATGGAGTGGACTATGAGGAGACTTTTGCTTCGGTTGCCAAGATGACTATGGTTCAGACTATTCTCTCGGTTGCTGCCTCCCAAG tttatgttgatgatattgttattacTGGGATGGACTCTGCCCTGATCACCCaattgcagcatcatctccagGCCtcctttcatatgaaggatcttggtcCTCTTACTTACTTCTTGGGGTTGGAAGTCCATACCGATCCTTCTGGCATTTTTTTGAATCAGCATATATACACTCAGGATCATATTACTTTGGCCAGTCTTCAGGATACTTCTTATGTGGATACTCCTCTGGAAGTTAACACAAAGTATCGTCAGGAAGAGGGTGATCTCCTCTCTGACTACACTATGTATCGACAGTTAGTGGGGAGTCTGAACTATTTGACTATTACTCGCCCTGATATTTCCTTTGTTGTTCAGCAGGTGAGTCAGTTCATGCAGGCTCCACGTCATCTCCACTTGCCTGCAGTTCTTCATATCATTCGCTATCTCCGAGGTTGCCCTAGTCGTGGCATGTTCTTTCCTATTAGCACTCATCTTCGTCTTGTGGCTTACAGTGATGTTGATTGA
- the LOC122318962 gene encoding proteasome subunit alpha type-4, whose product MSRRYDSRTTIFSPEGRLYQVEYAMEAIGNAGTAIGILSKDGVVLVGEKKVTSKLLQTSTSTEKMYKIDDHVACAVAGIMSDANILINTARVQAQRYTFAYQEPMPVEQLVQSLCDTKQGYTQFGGLRPFGVSFLFAGWDKNFGFQLYMSDPSGNYGGWKAAAVGANNQAAQSMLKQDYKDEITREEAVELALKVLSKTMDSTSLTSDKLELAEVFVLPSGKVKYQVCSPESLSKLLVKLGMTQPAAEAS is encoded by the coding sequence ATGTCTCGAAGGTATGATAGCCGTACAACGATATTCTCCCCAGAAGGTCGTCTCTACCAAGTTGAATATGCAATGGAGGCCATTGGAAATGCTGGAACCGCTATAGGGATTTTATCAAAGGATGGAGTTGTTTTGGTTGGCGAAAAGAAGGTTACTTCCAAACTCCTTCAAACTTCCACATCAACTGAGAAGATGTATAAGATTGATGACCATGTGGCATGTGCTGTTGCTGGAATAATGTCCGATGCCAACATTCTTATCAACACGGCTAGGGTCCAAGCCCAGCGTTATACATTTGCTTACCAAGAGCCAATGCCTGTTGAACAGCTTGTCCAATCTCTATGTGACACCAAACAAGGCTACACACAATTTGGTGGGCTCCGTCCATTTGGTGTATCATTTCTGTTTGCAGGTTGGGACAAAAATTTTGGTTTCCAGCTTTACATGAGTGACCCAAGTGGAAACTATGGTGGTTGGAAGGCTGCAGCAGTTGGGGCAAACAACCAGGCGGCACAATCAATGCTTAAGCAGGATTACAAGGATGAAATCACAAGGGAAGAAGCGGTTGAGCTTGCACTGAAAGTGCTCAGTAAGACAATGGACAGCACAAGTCTTACTTCAGATAAGCTGGAATTGGCTGAAGTCTTTGTCTTGCCTTCTGGAAAAGTTAAGTACCAGGTATGCTCACCAGAATCCTTGAGTAAGCTGTTGGTGAAGTTGGGAATGACCCAACCTGCTGCTGAGGCTTCCTAA
- the LOC122274390 gene encoding probable cinnamyl alcohol dehydrogenase 1, whose amino-acid sequence MDEATWEDYDGLEKMYPQLILEGKDMLKGRGNVKTPKQKATGHALTSTSPCQDSTPAALLASLDCLQTKSLVNARPRSPSIRQRTALTKSFDFIIDTASGDHPFDAYMSLLKTAGVLVLVGAPSEVKVSPASLLLGMKTITGSQVGGTKDTREMINICATHKIYPEIEVIPIQYVNEAIERLIKSDVKYRFVIDIENSLK is encoded by the exons ATGGACGAGGCAACTTGGGAGGACTATGATGGGCTGGAGAAGATGTATCCCCAATTGatccttgagggcaaggatATGCTAAAAGGTAGGGGGAATGTCAAAACCCCAAAGCAGAAGGCCACGGGCCATGCCTTGACCAGCACCAGCCCATGCCAAGACAGCACGCCAGCAGCACTATTGGCATCGCTTGATTGCCTACAGACCAAGTCCTTGGTGAATGCTAGACCACGGTCACCCTCCATCAGGCAGCGAACA GCCCTGACTAAATCATTTGACTTTATAATAGACACAGCATCTGGGGATCACCCATTTGATGCATACATGTCACTCTTAAAGACTGCTGGTGTTCTGGTCCTTGTGGGTGCCCCTAGTGAAGTCAAGGTCAGCCCTGCTAGCCTTCTGCTAG GAATGAAAACCATTACTGGTAGTCAAGTTGGAGGCACGAAAGATACACGAGAAATGATAAACATCTGTGCTACTCACAAGATTTATCCCGAGATAGAAGTAATTCCGATTCAGTATGTAAATGAAGCTATTGAGAGGCTGATCAAGAGTGATGTCAAGTACCGGTTCGTGATTGATATTGAAAACTCCCTGAAATGA